In the genome of Plutella xylostella chromosome 6, ilPluXylo3.1, whole genome shotgun sequence, the window ATAAACTTATAGTTCATTATTACAGGATTCGTATTTATAGACTGTGACTTATTTacctttatattattatcttcttTATACTTGTCAGTCTTTACCGTATCTTTACTGAAATATTTCTTTAACATGTCGAACAACTTGAATTCAAACGCTTCCTgtccaaaaacaaaatatttttattgcaaattaattacattattttaacacaaGTCTCTCTTAAGAAACGtgaattttttgtttattacttACAACTGTTGATAACACAACCAGTAGAAGAAACAAATTAAACCACACATCATGTTTCAAATTATTTgacatattaataaaaataatttagacCTATTGCCACACactgaaattaaaatactgAAACTGAACCGCATAATTTAACTAACCAATTGACAAATGCAAACGCCGAACCAAAACTATTTTTACCAACACAAAAGATATTTACACAATCGATTGACatcatatttattaacaaatttATGGTATACTCATCAAGTATTGAAATGTAACACTGCCTGTTCAATCAAATACTTACGAATAAACAtatataatgaaattattacaatataaattattaaactgaCAGCTATAATATAAAACCCCCTATCATGTTTAGTTTAACAAAAGTTATAACTGATATTATACATACTATTACAATCTAGCAGCAGGTTTATTAGTATTTCATTAAGGAGACTCTGTTACACCATCCTCTTCAAGCGATGTTTCATCGATATCTTTACCTTCTGATGGATCAACCTCTATAAAATCTTCGTTTTCTGGTTTATCTTCACATTCCTCACTTTCTGATTTATCACCATTCTCTTCATTCGATGTAGCTGCACCTCCAGTTTGGTCTCCAACATTTGCCTCTTCGTTGATTGGTGTAGAAACTTCTTCGgattctgatgatgatgagctaCTAGATTCACTGCTTGAAGAACTGCTACTACTACTGCTGTTGCTACTGGAACTGCTATTGTTTTCATCTTCCACTTCCATTGAATGATCTACTGTACCCGCGTTCTCGGGTTTGTTACCAGGTTTTTCAGCAGTCTCGGGTATGTCGGGATTTTTTGGTTTCTTTGGTTTTTCGGCTTCTAGCGTCTGCGAATAAATATGGGGGTTCCTCATTGCCTTTCTTGTGTTCGTTTCCTTTAGTGTAAATTCTACAATAGTAAATTAAAGGTTAACTTTGTCTTAATGATCTTATACATGTTTATAAGTAACACATAGTTTTTAAAAGTGCTTACCCTTATCCGCAAGTAAGAATGTAATGTCTCCTTTATTTTTGGTAGGTCCTTTGGTTTGGCTTGTTCTAAACTCTTCCACATCGGAAGGAGGCATTCGTCGAGTTTGGCGAGTAATTCCTTGATGTATTCATCTAGGTTGGTTCCGTACAGGCCGGATTGGAAACGCGTGTCTCTTCTTATTATGCGGCATTGACACTGgaagaaaatataatatataaattaagtattttatcatACTTACCTTCATAGAACAACAAGGACTCGGGAGTGTTACCTCTGATATGTGGTAGTAGTTTATTACATATCGACCATACCTACGTCctacgtaaaaaaataattaacataCTAATAATGTATATGTAAGTACGTCTATGATACTTATTTGATATCGGATTTAAGTAATCAAacagttaaattattaataggtaaacaaagaaaattattagattttaaaaaatcccTGTCGAAGTTACATAAGTAATCAGATTATATACCAACGACCTTCAGCATCCAAATAAATGACTTATAATAGAGACGCCTGGGATATAAATGATGACATTTAGTTTAGTCACgattgttatttattcaaatGGACAACGATGCTTACCGATGTAAAAACTGTAGCGAAAACGAAAATAACTTTAGCGAAATTGTACCACTTCATCTTTACTCACTAAAAGGTTGGCAAGTTCTGAAAGCACTAAAACTTTACCCTTTTTATATATTCTTTTGTTAGaacattacatattatatattctCATGGCCAGACGCTACTTttagattattttaatacctaGAACGTGGACCCTTCATATAATAAAGATGAGATTTTAAACTATGTTGCCGTACCTTGTTACTCTTAATTACACAATATGTGCCTTTGTggttcattattaaatatacaGGGCGTCAGAAAAAGGAATATTTTGATGACTTGGATGGTGATATTCAACCTTATTAGTTCGTATACAATATTGGGACGTCCACTCATCAAAAGTTACATCAGTAGCTATCCATTTTTGGTAAGGACCTACAATCCACTTAGCAGTTACATGAGTCGATAGCAATCAAATTACTTTTCTTTACGTCCAACTAAACAAAGAATTTGAGGTTAGATAATAAAAGCCGATCGGGAGAGCCTCAGGCATTTtcctttcaatatttattttatggtcCTCTGAACTTTGggttgataaaatatatttttttgcctatCGTTATCGTTATTTGATTTTCATTTACTCAAGAAATCCTACGATTGGGTCTTCAGATTATGATATTATACTTGCCAGTTGTACAAGCAGTGCGTTTTACCTCTTATCTTTATTCTAACACTTAAGATAAGAATGGATAACCTGTAGGTTAACAACTGCAGGTTACGGGAACAAATGTTCACGACTACAGGCAACGATGCTTGGAAATTTTATCGTTATTATCATCAGCGTATACTCAACCACAGCGAGACATAATACCGCACTAGAAAAGAGCGCcatgtataatttatgtatatgtcCTCGGCCATCTCCTTCCAGCCACTACCAGTTCAAAATGTAacaccaaaaataataatagtaattgagtatttgatattatgatattttcaatttagttggtaatattatgATACGTTGTTAAATTTACTTGAATATttcagacggcgtcattaagctagacTTTTCCGTGTAGGAGTAATTAGATGCTATtgcactggaactttttcattgctcgtgagcaACCAATATTTGACACTACTCAGCAACATGCAATACAACTCCTTTCACGAACCCAATGAACGTGTAAGTTTATCTCATCCCGGAGAAGGTAGAAGTCATTTCGATTCGGGGACCAACACTGTGTGTTCACTGAAGTTCAGTCAACGTGACTTGTCTATCCAGCTTGTGCAATATAACtttactattctattctctgctGGGGTTTTTGTGCTTGCACCTGGATCACCTGAAAGAAATCTTTGTCCATATTCCATTAAGGTGTAGCGACACATGTTATAGTCACGTTTTGCAATGTAAGCTTTCTAGTAACTTCCAGTAGCGAACAATGCGCAGACGCTAGTCGTCCCACGCCCGTCATTTATGTAACTAACATActtgtaaaatgtaatttggatattcagtaaatagtttggcctcaagTAATCTGCATTCTTCATTTATCATGGATCCCGTAGTCACCCTCTTTATAACCTACAGAGGTttaaactacttacttaaGCAAATACTATTTCGTACCATGCTTTTCCACAGCAGTACATAAGTTCACACATTAAGAGAtgcttatttatacatagtCATAGATGCTTATGCATATGTATAGTCTATGTATCTACACATATTATGTAGTGCATATTTTCTTACGATGTTTTAGAGCTTAGGTAAACCATAAGAAAAAgtggtataattttacttggATTCAATGCCAAAACTATTAAATGAttgaaagaaaagaaagaaagaaagaaaaaacatttattgccACACGggaaaacacaataaaacacaaatacaaaaattaacttaaggctgtcactaaagctggaagaaaatcagaatctgtcaaatctagtgagggggggttgaggtatgcggggcgttctacggacaatgacatgaaattttaacatagtactcgaaaacataaaagtgaagacatgccactttgttaaaaatatactaagtaagtaatattgttttgtgatacgaaaatatttatttttatttgaaagtatttttaatatttaataattaattatatataaagtcgtacccgtgccgatatttatacaggttgttgcaaaaagggtttaatactatgccgaaacctacgtgtgcagcatgttattgatgttatttctaagccaggaaatgaaatcagaatgtaaaaaaatcgcgaaaatattatcagagtttaatagttcagggtgttgtattaaactctgcccccgtgtaataaaaaaaagtatagttagccgaaagggcgttactcaggcgtcactctgaaaaacttttatcctacgtaattttttatattcatgaaaaaaacgcttcttcatataatttttttttggtcacgtgaccttttagttagacgacctgtttttttttggtgtttcaaaagcagaacagtagtttgcagaactctgcatatacagggtgtcacaaaaggttacgtagctggcaaagggatatggggaggtcaccagaaaaataataacatgtaagtacccccgcaagggagtacattagtacaaggcgagagtgtgtattttttttaagtacttatgtgtatttgggatatgatagaaataatatttttgtttcttaaaaaccaaaaaattgacaccttgctgcgctcttttgctcactgtacggttttgttataacgattataaaaaaaaagttattttcatgtcaaggagtcatttacctaattacgatttcactcacagcaggtgaactgaaaaaataagttctagttctatcatcactttagatcgcaaacattgtaactccacttttctcggcgaaaagtactctttggtgtcaatagaaacgttttttgaattcacatgttttcctctttattcgaaaaaaaaactgtattccgcattttaccatttgttttcctctaaaccccaaaccgtgatttttaaacaagaaaacttagtaattataccctttattctcatatacaacgtgcgatgtaggcgaacgtgaacgaaaactatgcaataagcctttgtttttattactactttagtaaattacaataacatactcaacaatgttaatttttttttgcaatgttatgttgttaaattaagatctaatattttattaacatgaagttactttcaacttttttttgcatctatgcgtcgaatcacagcatgacggctgctgcagcttcctgctgtcctgtcctccaaccaatcccaccagtactgcaggttgcgtcgaatacgagccattctcttcgacttgacaagacaggtgctcccggaaggatcatagatcgcacggaacccgtaccgtatagaggcaacggtctcctttgcaacagccccccagattcggaagtagcccatgcactgcatggcgagcacagctgcagctattttttcgtaatgaatcattgggatgtcatccccgaaggaggctctcagcctacctcacgacctgtgtgacattagaaaaatgcactgtgctaacgccgtttgcgagcttgatttgcaggaccgcgttgtatgccaagttccacagcagaggggtccaagacctaccgctgtggaactccgcaactgaacttcttcagtgaaaacaaaccctctcttttcgcatccttaatgtacttgttagacacgtatgacctctgtcaattttctgcagataagaagacaagtgatggtatactcgtacaagagccgccctaaaggttcgccctctaggggatagagttgaacgcggttactatttttaagcaaacagccagcgcaacaactcgcccgtggttcttatcctgctccgacagtgaacgaacgcaaagtattgtacccactattcgaatccgcatttcggatgccaaactgactgtccgaaaggtcgaaaccgtaccaccacagaggtatgactcgttcgaagagcttatcaggctcttacagcaatcagatgtgtcggtacactgaaagataatctacaggcctgctttatttatttaggagcactaatggcctcctttcagtcattgagtcactggcactcaggctgcggttgaacaggaagatagactgtctaaacaaatcatttttaggctagttaaaaaaaactttaggtgggtagtatgccaactagaactacaaataaaacagtatttttgtctcctctaaaatttggtcacgaggagttacgatgattacgatctaaggtgacgctgacgatattttatacaaggtattgaaaaaagggtataaagcttagccaaaagtggatttaggtgccattctgatccacttttcttctacaattttgaaaattcacgtaacaaaaccttttacatagaaacttattcgatcacgtgactttttactatagagaccgaatttatttttcgagaatttccaaaacttggagaacaaaagttgttcagaataacccctgagtcaaaccctttcggcacagtataccctttttgcaacatcctgtataggtaatatcaggtttataaaagacctgggcctgtagagtgagactcggcatggggagtcataatttatagatcttttaggttgcagtggcgaatgggcactggtagccctgcccttttctataactataactataggtaattttatggcaatttaaaaatggtataacatttatctatttgaaaaaatcattaaaaatatacattacctatcaccctaatttaaaaaaaaaattcagcccttactttaaacttataacacccctctatttccttcaggggttaaaaaacctgtgtatttaatattttcttatgagtttttttttttaaactaggctcttacatagttgtacataatattatgcggtattttattccacttgtaacgcataaaattcatagctacagtaaacatttcatttttttcatggcgagatacagtcgcacttaaccgcttttttgcaaagcttgttaaatagatttaaaaaattatgtaaattttagatcttcaatttttaaaaatacttacttatttttaacaacctgtagtgtacagactaccacatcttaaaatatatatatttttaattaactacggtttttggtttcaaaaaaaacaaattatgaacttacttttcaacaccctgtatattgtgtagcttacctaccatacacaaccgttaaaataaaataaattacccctcagaatataaacaggctcgcgctttggcatactgcattgaccgtatagttcttattcggagaatctaataagtgtcattatgtgcaatgtttacctttatctatgcatctgtaactctatagtaaaaaatgtaaacaaatcgaaaaggcgaaatgttttctaagaattttcggcttttccgcatctaaaatgattagaaaattaactttccatagcaaatgcatatgtattataatacttgtagtcataatttgttgatttaatcagtttttgtgaaatatttgataaaaaataaaatggcgtgggtatcgctcctaacaggccgccaccagggcgacgactgaagaaatctgaaatctgtcactgtgtcatcatttttaaaccggaatttattagttttttgcaaaaaaagttgacttctggtccattaaatccaactctttaaggtaactttgttaagaatttaattacctacacatacatataagattccatgaaaatgggccctctgatttcgagggttttttcataataagtcaaaaaatggcaaaagacatggtgtgtttgcaattttttttaacatacttattataatcctgcaccaatttataagcaactaacatgttcagtataccctctgctacaaaatatatttttatcaatgtgatagaagccaccgtttttccaatctaatcaagtatatcaagccgactttagcattttagctttagggatccccttaagaTTAAAAGGTGGCAAAAGGACAAACTCAGCAATGCTGCGAGTTATACCTCGTATAATCTAtgcagcgctggttttcagtatGCCCTGAACTTAGGTGCTAAATTATATACTAATATTCAAGCTATCGAAagtaaatacattaaatagGTAATGATTGGGAGGGACTATTGCCATTTTTGGGGAATTTCCCGAGCCTGGCCAGGAATCGAACGCTTCCCCAACCATTCAGTCAATACACCTACCCCGAGACAGTAGCTCAAAATCTAAAGGACACTTTGCACTGCACGACCTACAACCGACAGTATTTACGGCACTCTGCATGCAGCTCATACCGATAACAGAAGACAAAGTTGCACACACCTGGGCTAAGTTACATCTGGCATGCTCCAAGGCGAATTACTCCTTATACTCTAACCCAATAAAGTCTGATTCAGACGTTTCTAACTGCTGTTGTACTAATTGTTGACAAGTATCTTTGGAGGCCATAGTTTACAAGTTTGGACCACTTGGACCCTGGTGTCTTTGAACTTCGCAGGAGCTAGACTAATTCTCCCGTGTATTGCGGAGTAAAGTTATCGTgcatatttaagtattaaataactTCACAAGTTTGATACTCCTATTTTATTCTTGAAGTAGGAACGTAAGTATAGTTTCAGTTTCCGAAAGTACGTatagttttatgttttaaacttCTATTATGGATGGGGTTTTGTTTAAGAACggttaggtactttatttcttcttctttctcttCTAAACGACATGAGCAATAAAATGACATATATTTAGTGATTATTTTGGTACATCGATAAATTTGGATCATGTAGAGTCTTTTAAATATCATACTTTTTTCGGAAAATTCCTCCAGCGAACCAAAACTCGGCAagacaaaaacataatatagaCAAACATATCAAAATTCCCTTTCATTTCGACCACATCAGTCACGTCTCGCCCATACTGGCTTGCGATCGCGATATTGAAAAAGTATTTCATATTACTTCACCCGCCTCCCTAGTCCTACACCGCGGTATGTGATATGATTACAGTGCATTAGTTTATGTGAGTCACGTGATCAGGAAAATGCTGGCGAAAAAAGGGGTGAAATCTTTAAGTTTAAAAGGGGTCAGGGGACCAGGCCGACTCAGTATTGGGCATTATATCATATTGCGTGAAAGTTGTTTTCTCCGGTACTTGCACccttaaagaaaaaaatatgaaattggtAATGGTATTTGATTTGGGTCACGTTGTCTATGTCTCCCCATAaccatataagtaggtattgttgtgtgtgtatttttacACAAGTGTTCCATCCTGCATATACAGTATCTGAAGTACCAATAATTTTCTCACATTAGACTCGGTACTCGATACTCTATTAAGAGAAGTGCAGTGAAGAACTCAAGTGTAAGTTTCAGCTGCATTCGTAACAACTTCAATGTGGTATTCTGTACAGAGAAACGATGAGAAAGCGATTTTCATTTCTGACAAAGATAGTTAAATACCTTTAAACTttggtttaatttatttattttaaatcttttagtttgatattaaaaattatctttatttaccATTTCATTAGGATTACTTAGTTTCTAAACCGACAATAGGACTTTCTGTAGAACATACACGCATCTACGGCACAAAGATCCATTTAGAAAGTGGGGCATATAGGGTGCAAAATCGTTAATCctgattttgtatttttaacttGATAGACTTTTAGATAATTAATCAACTTTTACACGTTACATTTTCTCAAGAACTACACACTACCTACAATATCAGGAAGCGACAACAGAAAGATACAAcccaattaaaattttaatgaactttcataaaaaatacgtCGGCAGAAAACTCACAATTATCCAGAATAGGTATTCCAGATCTTTCGATAATCTCCAGCACTCAATTACAAGCAGTCATGTGCAGGTGTGATGTTTCCCTCGGGTTTCCACTTCGATTGCTTTCGCCAATAACTTtgctttgtttgtttatttagtgCTTCAATAACTTAATTTATCTCTTATATAGACTTACAGTAGGTAGATATGCATTTTGTTGCAAATTTTAGGGAAGGTCTTTAAGATTTCTACTCTACGTTAGCTGATACTGTTATTTTTGTGGGACATTTTCAAAATGTACATATCTATAGAAAAACTTAGGTATATCTTAAATTTTTATACTGTCTGTTTGCCAAAAATCGCTTAGATTGGTGCTTCTCAGAAAACTTAAACTTATCCAGATACAAAATgatattcaaaaaataaaacccgcagagtttcttaatattttcatattaaataaatttgggtATCCATtaatttagtaatttttttcttGAATCGAAAAGTTAACTTTGACCTACTATTAGCCGTTTTGGAAAAATCCAAGATCTCCCTCCCTGCTGTCAGCTGGTTTTCTTCCTATCTTCGGGGTCGTCAGCAGGCGATCCGAAGCTGCTCGGTATTATCTGACTGGTCCGATTTGTCTGCTGGCGTTCCTCAGGGCGGTATCCTGTCTCCTTTACTTTTCTCTATGTTTATTCTTTTAGTCTCCTCTAATCTTCTCTGTTCCTACCATCTGTACGCTGATGATCTGCAGCTTTACAGTCAGGGCCATCCTGATGACTTGGATTTGACCATCAACCAACTTAATGAAGACCTAACACGTATTCTTGAGTGGTCAAAGAGCTTTGGTATTTTGGTAAACCCTACGAAATGTCAAGCAATCATCGTCGGCAGCTCTCAATTAATGTCTAACCATGATCTTACTTCGGTGCCATTGGTGTTCGACGGATGCAGTATTCCATTTTCATCCACGGTCATAGATCTTGGATTGATCATCGACGATCATCTGAGTTGGGTGCCACAGATTGACAATGTGTCGCGTCGGATCTATGCCTCTATGCATTCCCTTatacgccttaaaaactttctGCCTTTCAAGACAAAACTTTCTCTGGCAACCTCTCTTCTCTTGCCCATTCTTGACTATGCTGATGTGTGCTATTTGGATGTGACTGAGGCTTTGCTTAACAAACTGGAACGCTTGCAGAATACCTGTATACGATTCATTTTCGGTCTCCGAAAATATGATCACGTGTCCAGTTATCGTGCCAAGTTAAAGTGGCTTCCTATTCGAGATAGGAGGAATGTACGCATTCTCTGCCTTCTTTTTTCGGTCCTCTTTGAACCTAATTCCCCTTCTTACCTTAAATCTATGTTCAACTTCTTATCAGATACTCATAGCAGACACCTCCGCTCCTCCCATAATCTTTTGTTGTCCTTACCACTACATCATTCAGGTTTTATGCTTAATTCCTTCTCCGTTACAGCTGTCCGACTGTGGAATGACCTCCCTGAGTCTATCAGGAAGGCTCCCAGTCGAGCAGTATTTAAATCACTGGTTCGGGCTCATTATCTCAGCAGGATAGGATAGAAGacagttcattttttcatGCACCTCAGTTGTTGtgtgtttatataataataatattatagtatatatatttatattaggtatttatgtattgtatatattttataggtataggtttatatattatctattagtatattgtataagtataaattgttgtaggatattatatttaagtagtacATATTTAGTTTTCTTCGCTGAAATTGTCTTAActaagttctttttttttgcactcccatacaatttactccctgtacctcctgtaggttgactggtagaaaatgcttttagcattaagtccacctaattgtacataattacttttgtatattgtgcaatgaagaataaataaataaataactttcctACTGGACACACTGTATCTATGAAATAGGTTGccatatttataattaggtacgcGGCAGACTGTACCTCTACATTTATTCCAATTAAAATTCGTTCTAAAATTAAGAACTTATTTAGCTTTTATACATTAACGCCACCCGTTTCCTGCAATAGCTAAAAGCAAACGGACAACACGATTAAAACCGGAGTGCTTAATTAACTTACACCCATATTACACATTATCTCACTTCTATAGCTCATCTCATAATGTAATTAAACTTGTTTCATAAGATATTTTCTCGAATGTTGTTTCAATGTAGCACTGATTtgatgtaatatttttttgtcaatatattgtgcaaattttatttcaaaatgttggtttaaagaaaacatttcTACGAGGTGACCTTCAATTGGTACTAcaagcaataaaatttattttacatatttagctaaaaaataaagtttgttttattcaaGAATTCAAGACCCAGTCGGCCATGCAGTTGGTCAGTCAGTACCAATTTCTAGACAAAATAAGATCacgaattaaaaaataaacaaatctcGCTgactacaaaatataaatattactttgcCCTACGGTGGATCGTATACAGGAAGTGCACCAAATCCCTTCGCTCAACATCCGGGCACACCTCTCGGATTGAACCATAATCCGGAACACCTCACAATATAAAATTTCTTCACAAGAAAAACAGAAGCGTTCAACACCGATCCAATATGTCAAAGATCACGGACCATGATGAAGCGAAAGAAAATCTATCTAAAGCGAATTGGTGGCCTTTTcatataactttttttttgtgtttacgACAATTTGAGTTTAGCCTGATGTTTAAAGTGTTTTAACAATCAGTTATCTACAGTCCAATAAAACCCCAAGACCtataatttgaataataaaGTACTTTGAATCTAACTGAACAACTTTGTATAGATGTATATTTCCGAGGATAATTACATGTTTcctaggtttttttttttatgtagcctgtGTAGTGTCttactgctgggcaaaggcctccttatgaACTAAACACTGTTCCCGTGCTTCCTTCGACCATtgaggaaaaaaataataagcgaaaataaatttaacagtAACAACTTTGTTAGCATGCTCATACTTTTGTCAAACCATCACTATGACAGCAATTCAATGTCATTGATAGTTTTAATAAACGGGGCCCTGGATTTGCACCGGAAATTAGTTTGTTTTGCCATCGCGATCCCTCGACAGGCAGGCGGGTGTGTCGAAGCGCACCTGTGCTTGCTTTTCATTACAAGCGAGTACCCCGTTATTAAAAACAAGCTTCGCTGCCTCCCTATTGGTGCGATTGGAGCGGTCGCTTGTCTTTTGTTGAATTGGGGTACAAGGAGCAATCGTAATGTAGAATAACATTTAGCTGGTTTGTCAAGTTAAGGTCTAGTGACCTCGTGTAGT includes:
- the LOC105389755 gene encoding uncharacterized protein DDB_G0271670 isoform X1, producing MKWYNFAKVIFVFATVFTSCQCRIIRRDTRFQSGLYGTNLDEYIKELLAKLDECLLPMWKSLEQAKPKDLPKIKETLHSYLRIRTLEAEKPKKPKNPDIPETAEKPGNKPENAGTVDHSMEVEDENNSSSSSNSSSSSSSSSSESSSSSSSESEEVSTPINEEANVGDQTGGAATSNEENGDKSESEECEDKPENEDFIEVDPSEGKDIDETSLEEDGVTESP
- the LOC105389755 gene encoding osteocalcin 2 isoform X2 gives rise to the protein MPPSDVEEFRTSQTKGPTKNKGDITFLLADKEFTLKETNTRKAMRNPHIYSQTLEAEKPKKPKNPDIPETAEKPGNKPENAGTVDHSMEVEDENNSSSSSNSSSSSSSSSSESSSSSSSESEEVSTPINEEANVGDQTGGAATSNEENGDKSESEECEDKPENEDFIEVDPSEGKDIDETSLEEDGVTESP